Genomic segment of Candidatus Methylomirabilota bacterium:
CGAGAAAGCTGAGGGCGGTCTCGCTGATGACCATGGCGGGCAGGGCGAGGGTGGTGGCCGCGATGATGTGGCTCATGAACGACGGCACCATGTGGACGAAGATGGTCCGCATCTGGCTACATCCCACCAGTCTAGCTGAGACCACGAAGTCCTCCTCGCGCAGGGTGAGGAAACGCCCGCGGACAACGCGGGCCAGCTCCGTCCAGGCCAGGAGCGAGATGATGATGGTGATGGCGAAGTACACCTGCAAGATCGTCCAGTGCCGGGGGAGGGCCGCGGCCAGTCCCATCCACAACGGAATGGTGGGGATCGAGCGGAGAATCTCGATGATCCGCTGGATCACGGTATCGGCGAGGCCGCCGTAAAATCCCGAGAGCCCGCCCAGGACGACGCCCAGGAAGAGGCTCATGGTCACCCCGATGAGCCCGATGGTGAGCGAGATGCGCGTGCCGTACATCAGGCGCGACCACAGATCCCGCCCTTGCACATCCGTGCCCAGGAGAAAGATCGCCTGGGCGGCGTCGTGGCCCCCGTCGACCCCGATGAGATGACGCGTCGTCGGTATCAGGCCGAGCCATCGATACTCGAAGCCCTGGGCGAAGAACCGGAGCGAGATCTTCTGAGTGGAGTCCTCTCGATAGACCCGCCGGAAGGACTGCTGGTCGCGAACGCCCTTGACGGCGTAGACGTGGGGGCTGAACCGCCAGCCGTCGAACCAGCGGATGGACTGCGGCGGCATCAAGGAGCGCTGTGCCTCGGAGGCATTGGGGTCGGCATAGGCGAGGAAGTCCGCGCCCAGCACCACCAGATAGAAGCCGATGACGACCATCCCGCTGACCACGGCCACCCGATGCTTCCGGAATCGCCACCACGTGAGCTGCCACTGCGAGGCCACAAAGATGCGCCGGTCCGCGACAGGCGCGACGGCGGCTGGCCCGTGAGCGGGGATGCTGGCCGGATCAAGGGTCAGGTCAGGCCTGGCCATCAGGAATCCTCGAGCCGGATGCGCGGGTCGATCCACACGAGCAGAATGTCCGAGACCAGCGTGCCGATCACCGTCATGACGCCCAGCAGGAGCACGATCGTCCCCGCCAGGAACATGTCTTGCGAGATGAGGGCTCGGAGCAGGAGGGGTCCGACCGTCGGCAGTCCCAGGACCAGGGACACGATGATGCTCCCCGACACGATGTAGGGCAGGGTATAGCCGATCGTGCTCGCGAACGGATTGAGAGCCAGCCGTACCGGGTATTTCAAGATCACCCGGCCCTCCGTCAGGCCCTTGGATCGCGCGGTCACCACGTAAGGCTTGCGCAGCTCATCCAGCAGATTGGCGCGCATGATCCGAACCTGCTGCGCGGTTCCCGCCAGACCCAGAATCAAGGCGGGGATCGGGAGATGCTTGAGCAGATCCCAGACCTTGGCCATGCTCCAGGGGGCGTCCTGAAGCTCGACGGTGAACAGCCCCCCGATGTTGGCGTTGAAAAGGGTGAAGCCGAGATAGAGCAGGACCAGGGCCAGGAGAAAGTTGGGGACGGCGAGGCCGATGAATCCCACGAACGTGGCGGCGTAGTCACCCAGTGAATACTGCCGCACGGCAGAGTAGATGCCGATGGGCAGGGCCAGCACCCAGGTCAGGAGCAAGGCGGACACCGCGACCACCATGGTCAGCCACAAACGATCTCCGATCACCTCGGTAACGGGGCGCTTCCACTCCATGGACATGCCGAAGTTGCCCTCGGCGAACAGCTTGACCCACTTGTAGTACTGGACATAGATGGGGCGGCCCAGGCCGTACTGGATTCTCAGATTGTCCGCCTCTTCCTCGGAGACGACGCTGCCCGAGGCGGCCATCTGAGCGATGTACGAGGTGACGTAGTCGCCCGGGGGCAACTGGATGATGACGAAGGCCAGGACGGAGATCGCCCAGACCGTGAAGACCGCGAGCAGAGCGCGTCGTCCGATGTACGCGAGCATCTTAGAATCCCTGGTCCACGGCCCGGTTCACCGCTGAGTGGCCACGGTGAACCGGGCGCCAGCGAATCTTACTTTTTCCAGAAGAACGTCACGGGCCGGGAAATCGTCGGGGTCTT
This window contains:
- a CDS encoding ABC transporter permease, whose amino-acid sequence is MLAYIGRRALLAVFTVWAISVLAFVIIQLPPGDYVTSYIAQMAASGSVVSEEEADNLRIQYGLGRPIYVQYYKWVKLFAEGNFGMSMEWKRPVTEVIGDRLWLTMVVAVSALLLTWVLALPIGIYSAVRQYSLGDYAATFVGFIGLAVPNFLLALVLLYLGFTLFNANIGGLFTVELQDAPWSMAKVWDLLKHLPIPALILGLAGTAQQVRIMRANLLDELRKPYVVTARSKGLTEGRVILKYPVRLALNPFASTIGYTLPYIVSGSIIVSLVLGLPTVGPLLLRALISQDMFLAGTIVLLLGVMTVIGTLVSDILLVWIDPRIRLEDS
- a CDS encoding ABC transporter permease; protein product: MARPDLTLDPASIPAHGPAAVAPVADRRIFVASQWQLTWWRFRKHRVAVVSGMVVIGFYLVVLGADFLAYADPNASEAQRSLMPPQSIRWFDGWRFSPHVYAVKGVRDQQSFRRVYREDSTQKISLRFFAQGFEYRWLGLIPTTRHLIGVDGGHDAAQAIFLLGTDVQGRDLWSRLMYGTRISLTIGLIGVTMSLFLGVVLGGLSGFYGGLADTVIQRIIEILRSIPTIPLWMGLAAALPRHWTILQVYFAITIIISLLAWTELARVVRGRFLTLREEDFVVSARLVGCSQMRTIFVHMVPSFMSHIIAATTLALPAMVISETALSFLGLGLRPPAISWGVLLQQAQNVQTVAISPWLMLPAVPVIVVVMAFNFLGDGLRDAADPYGR